One window of Streptomyces sp. SUK 48 genomic DNA carries:
- a CDS encoding YIP1 family protein, which produces MSQVGRNAGPGPPGPARDPPGPGTFDDVAGFRIGRGGRDDRTPQGQQAPQGPSYGRPGPSDGRRGPSSRGRQGPQAPGQGAGRPSYGYPSPQPSQPPYGQPPHGRQSYGQQSYGQQGYPQQGRPYGHQGSANDGPEYFDDGYGSGAPDPYAANNPGHTQAFSIDEAAGYTQGSTYQAGAAAPAPPVGPPLHWKELLRGIVLSPDPTFLRMRDYTMWGPALIVTFLYGLLAVFGFDDARKEAIGATLSNAVPIVLITAVVMVFGLFILGVVTHTLARQLGGDGAWQPTVGLSMLITALTDAPRLIFAMFFGGDAGFVQILGWATWLAAGALLTMMVSRSHDLPWPKALGASAIQLIALLSIVKLGTF; this is translated from the coding sequence ATGTCACAGGTCGGCCGCAATGCCGGGCCCGGACCGCCGGGCCCGGCACGTGACCCTCCGGGACCAGGTACGTTCGATGACGTGGCTGGATTCAGGATCGGACGCGGGGGCCGGGACGACCGCACCCCCCAGGGACAGCAGGCGCCGCAGGGACCGTCGTACGGCCGCCCCGGCCCGTCGGACGGGCGACGCGGCCCGTCGTCGCGCGGGCGGCAGGGGCCCCAGGCGCCCGGGCAGGGCGCGGGACGGCCGTCGTACGGCTACCCGTCGCCGCAGCCGTCGCAGCCGCCGTACGGGCAACCGCCGCACGGCCGGCAGTCGTACGGCCAGCAGTCGTACGGGCAGCAGGGGTACCCGCAGCAGGGCCGGCCGTACGGCCACCAGGGCTCGGCGAACGACGGCCCGGAGTACTTCGACGACGGCTACGGGAGCGGCGCGCCGGACCCGTACGCGGCCAACAACCCGGGCCACACCCAGGCATTCTCGATCGACGAGGCCGCCGGCTACACCCAGGGCTCGACGTACCAGGCCGGCGCCGCCGCGCCCGCCCCGCCGGTGGGCCCGCCGCTGCACTGGAAGGAACTGCTGCGGGGGATCGTCCTGTCCCCCGACCCGACGTTCCTGCGCATGCGGGACTACACGATGTGGGGCCCGGCCCTGATCGTGACGTTCCTCTACGGCCTGCTCGCCGTCTTCGGCTTCGACGACGCCCGCAAGGAGGCCATCGGCGCCACGCTGTCCAACGCGGTGCCGATCGTGCTGATCACCGCCGTCGTGATGGTGTTCGGCCTGTTCATCCTCGGCGTGGTCACCCACACCCTGGCCCGCCAGCTCGGCGGCGACGGCGCCTGGCAGCCCACGGTGGGCCTGTCCATGCTGATCACGGCGCTCACGGACGCGCCCCGGCTGATCTTCGCCATGTTCTTCGGCGGTGACGCGGGCTTCGTCCAGATACTCGGCTGGGCCACCTGGCTCGCCGCGGGCGCGCTGCTCACCATGATGGTCTCCCGCTCCCACGACCTGCCCTGGCCGAAGGCGCTGGGCGCGTCGGCGATCCAGCTGATCGCGCTGCTGTCGATCGTGAAGCTGGGGACGTTCTAG
- a CDS encoding phosphoribosyltransferase encodes MSDVRENLTYERFGGAVRELAGTIADDGYEPDIVLSIARGGVFVAGGLAYALDCKNIHLVNVEFYTGVGTTLEMPVMLAPVPNVIDFSDKKVLITDDVADTGKTLKLVRDFCLDTVAEVRSAVIYEKSHSLVKCEYVWKRTDDWINFPWSVEPPVVKRDDQVLDA; translated from the coding sequence ATGAGCGACGTGCGGGAGAACCTGACCTACGAGAGGTTCGGCGGCGCCGTCCGCGAGCTGGCGGGGACCATCGCGGACGACGGCTACGAGCCGGACATCGTCCTGAGCATCGCCCGCGGCGGTGTGTTCGTGGCCGGCGGGCTCGCCTACGCCCTCGACTGCAAGAACATCCACCTGGTGAACGTCGAGTTCTACACCGGCGTGGGCACGACCCTCGAAATGCCGGTCATGCTCGCGCCCGTCCCGAACGTGATCGACTTCTCCGACAAGAAGGTCCTGATCACCGACGACGTCGCCGACACCGGCAAGACGCTGAAGCTGGTCCGCGACTTCTGCCTCGACACCGTCGCCGAGGTGCGCTCCGCGGTGATCTATGAGAAGTCCCACTCCCTCGTCAAGTGCGAGTACGTCTGGAAGCGCACCGACGACTGGATCAACTTCCCGTGGAGCGTGGAGCCGCCCGTCGTGAAGCGGGACGACCAGGTGCTCGACGCCTGA